One window of Solwaraspora sp. WMMA2056 genomic DNA carries:
- a CDS encoding serine/threonine protein kinase translates to MSAVPPQLVADRYRLVEPLGQGGMGRVWKARDEVLHRDVAIKELVPPPGLTNQERREMRERSLREARAIARLNHINVVRVFDVLRTDGDPWIVMEYVPSQSLQDLLADSGPVPASRAAEIGLGVLGALRSAHLSGVMHRDVKPGNVLIGHDGRVVLTDFGLATVPGDPNVTRTGLVLGSPAYIAPERARTGSAGPEGDLWSLGATLYAAVEGQSPYARPTAIATLSALATEPPPPARRAGPLKPVLAGLLRKDPQTRMKADEAERLLTRAAGRGPRRGRSLLDGVRRPSPLGSREVRPGESRSGIVPGPRSAAPRTPVSPGPVSPVSPLPTPLPVVPGPAKYGPVARPAAASDETKVVGTPSVAADETKVVRSPAAETSVLPVPKPTAPAPAETTVLPPAAQSPTEQTSAKQPPAESTQVEPTQIVQADEPRADEPQTNQETAPAAGSSTDEPTAVAPGVAESADRSGPAAAEPPATAAPAPAGATATSVDHRPEPAPQRQNWSTPALLFDRAARTVGAVPRNVLLGSAAGIVVLVLLVTVAMLSLGDEGERRGQLGTTPGESPAVPSAAATSAPSAEASPQPSSAAPSPSAAESPTPPPPTTGAPAAGPLPAGWRLHEDPTGFSVPVPEGWSVSRDGSRVEFRETAQLGRLIIIDQTDSPKPDPVADWESQEQTRRGGYNNYERVRIEAVDYFLSAADWEFRYTTSRGNRLQVRNRGFVTAPDKAYSIYWSTTADRWQEDLVYFDLMASRFRPAGS, encoded by the coding sequence ATGTCCGCTGTGCCCCCGCAACTTGTTGCTGACCGTTACCGGCTGGTCGAGCCGCTCGGTCAGGGCGGCATGGGCCGGGTCTGGAAGGCCCGTGACGAGGTGCTGCACCGCGACGTCGCCATCAAGGAGCTGGTGCCGCCGCCGGGGCTGACCAACCAGGAGCGCCGCGAGATGCGGGAACGCTCGCTGCGGGAGGCGCGGGCCATCGCCCGGCTCAACCACATCAACGTCGTACGGGTCTTCGACGTGCTGCGCACCGACGGTGACCCGTGGATCGTGATGGAGTACGTACCGTCACAGTCGTTGCAGGACCTGCTCGCCGACAGCGGCCCGGTGCCGGCCAGTCGGGCCGCCGAGATCGGTCTCGGCGTGCTCGGCGCGTTGCGTTCGGCGCACCTGTCCGGGGTCATGCACCGCGACGTCAAGCCCGGCAACGTGCTCATCGGCCACGACGGTCGGGTGGTGCTGACCGACTTCGGGCTGGCCACCGTGCCCGGTGACCCGAACGTCACCCGCACCGGCCTGGTGCTCGGCTCGCCGGCGTACATCGCCCCGGAGCGCGCCCGCACCGGTAGCGCCGGGCCCGAAGGGGACCTCTGGTCGCTCGGCGCGACCCTGTACGCGGCCGTCGAAGGGCAGTCGCCGTACGCCCGCCCGACCGCGATCGCCACGCTCTCCGCGCTGGCCACCGAGCCGCCGCCGCCGGCCCGCCGCGCCGGGCCGCTCAAGCCGGTCCTCGCCGGGCTGTTGCGCAAGGACCCGCAGACCCGGATGAAGGCCGACGAGGCGGAGCGCCTGCTGACCCGGGCCGCCGGGCGCGGTCCGCGTCGGGGCCGGTCACTGCTCGACGGCGTACGTCGACCGAGCCCGCTCGGCTCCCGGGAGGTGCGGCCCGGCGAGTCACGGTCGGGGATCGTCCCCGGTCCGCGTTCGGCCGCGCCGCGTACCCCCGTGTCGCCGGGGCCGGTCTCGCCGGTCTCGCCGTTGCCGACCCCGCTGCCAGTGGTGCCGGGGCCGGCGAAGTACGGCCCGGTCGCCCGGCCCGCTGCGGCTTCGGACGAGACCAAGGTGGTCGGGACGCCGTCGGTCGCGGCGGACGAGACCAAGGTGGTCAGGTCGCCGGCCGCCGAGACCAGCGTGCTTCCGGTGCCGAAACCGACCGCCCCCGCACCGGCCGAAACGACCGTGCTGCCGCCGGCCGCGCAGTCTCCGACCGAGCAGACCTCGGCGAAGCAGCCGCCAGCTGAATCGACTCAGGTTGAGCCGACCCAGATCGTCCAGGCCGACGAGCCCCGGGCCGACGAGCCGCAGACGAACCAGGAGACGGCCCCCGCCGCCGGGTCGTCGACCGACGAGCCGACCGCAGTGGCACCCGGCGTCGCCGAGTCGGCCGACCGCAGCGGCCCCGCTGCCGCCGAGCCGCCGGCAACTGCCGCGCCGGCCCCTGCCGGCGCCACCGCGACCAGCGTGGACCACCGGCCGGAGCCGGCGCCGCAGCGGCAGAACTGGTCGACCCCGGCGCTGCTGTTCGACCGGGCCGCCCGCACGGTCGGCGCGGTGCCACGCAACGTTCTGCTCGGCAGCGCCGCCGGGATCGTCGTACTCGTGCTGCTGGTGACCGTCGCGATGCTCAGCCTCGGCGACGAGGGTGAGCGGCGCGGACAGCTCGGCACCACGCCGGGGGAGTCGCCGGCCGTGCCCTCGGCGGCCGCCACCAGCGCGCCGAGTGCCGAAGCATCACCGCAGCCGTCGTCCGCCGCGCCGTCGCCGAGCGCAGCGGAGTCGCCGACACCGCCGCCGCCGACGACGGGAGCGCCTGCGGCCGGACCACTGCCGGCCGGCTGGCGGCTGCACGAGGATCCCACCGGGTTCTCCGTTCCGGTGCCGGAGGGTTGGTCGGTGTCCCGTGACGGCAGCCGGGTCGAGTTCCGGGAGACCGCACAGCTCGGGCGGTTGATCATCATCGACCAGACCGACAGCCCCAAGCCCGACCCGGTCGCCGACTGGGAGAGCCAGGAACAGACCCGGCGGGGTGGCTACAACAACTACGAGCGGGTCCGGATCGAGGCCGTCGACTATTTCCTGTCCGCCGCCGACTGGGAGTTCCGCTACACCACCAGCCGGGGCAACCGGCTGCAGGTCCGCAACCGGGGATTCGTCACCGCGCCGGACAAGGCCTACTCGATCTACTGGTCCACCACGGCCGACCGGTGGCAGGAGGACCTGGTGTACTTCGACCTGATGGCGAGCCGCTTCCGCCCGGCCGGGAGCTGA
- a CDS encoding acyl-CoA carboxylase epsilon subunit, whose translation MTEARHDWRITRGSPTAEELAALVGAVLSRTRPVSDSGPVTEPAAARWARSARPDRGPLPRPGPDAWRAAASPR comes from the coding sequence ATGACCGAGGCGCGGCACGACTGGCGGATCACCCGGGGGTCACCGACCGCCGAGGAGCTGGCCGCGCTGGTCGGTGCCGTGCTCAGCCGTACCCGTCCGGTTTCCGACAGTGGCCCCGTCACGGAGCCGGCGGCGGCCCGCTGGGCCCGCAGTGCCCGGCCTGACCGTGGCCCGCTGCCGCGACCCGGCCCGGACGCCTGGCGCGCGGCGGCGTCGCCGCGCTGA
- a CDS encoding nucleoside triphosphate pyrophosphatase, protein MSTSLRPRLVLASASPARYALLQSAGITPQVLVSGVDEESVTLERPDELCLALARMKMAAVADRLRPDHVEGDADLLVLGCDSVLHFDGAVYGKPADAADAAQRWRRMRGRSGVLYTGHALTSLASGVRAERTAATVVHFADVTDDEIAAYVATGEPLRVAGSFTIDGVGAPFLDRIEGDHGTVVGLSLPLLRRLVADVGHRITDLWGAADEDR, encoded by the coding sequence GTGTCTACCTCGCTGCGTCCCCGTCTGGTCCTCGCCTCGGCCAGCCCGGCCCGGTACGCGCTGCTGCAGTCCGCCGGGATCACCCCGCAGGTGCTGGTGAGCGGCGTCGACGAGGAGTCGGTGACGCTGGAGCGCCCCGACGAGCTGTGCCTGGCCCTGGCCCGGATGAAGATGGCCGCCGTCGCCGACCGGCTGCGCCCCGACCACGTCGAGGGCGACGCCGACCTGCTCGTCCTCGGCTGCGACTCGGTGCTGCACTTCGACGGCGCGGTGTACGGCAAGCCGGCCGACGCCGCCGACGCCGCGCAGCGCTGGCGGCGGATGCGTGGCCGCAGCGGGGTGCTCTACACCGGGCACGCGCTGACCAGCCTGGCGAGCGGGGTCCGGGCCGAACGGACCGCCGCGACCGTGGTGCACTTCGCCGACGTCACCGACGACGAGATCGCGGCGTACGTGGCCACCGGGGAGCCGCTGCGGGTGGCGGGCTCGTTCACCATCGACGGGGTGGGTGCGCCGTTCCTCGACCGGATCGAAGGCGATCACGGTACGGTCGTCGGGTTGTCGTTGCCGCTGCTGCGCCGGCTGGTGGCCGACGTCGGCCACCGGATCACCGATCTGTGGGGCGCGGCCGACGAGGACCGGTGA
- a CDS encoding O-methyltransferase, which translates to MTTKTLPMTDALQAYVVAHGTPPDEIVGDLIAETATNLPENAQMQVAPEQAALMTMLARLVGARRAVEVGTFTGLSALAIARGMAADGQLICLDVSEEFTSVARRYWQRAGVDDRIELRIGPAAESLRALPTEPHLDLAFIDADKISYPVYWAELVPRMRPGGLIVVDNVLRHGRVLQPNSEEDRAMVAFNRQVADDDRVDVVMLAIADGLTLARRR; encoded by the coding sequence ATGACCACCAAGACGTTGCCGATGACGGATGCGCTGCAGGCGTACGTCGTCGCCCACGGCACCCCGCCGGACGAGATCGTCGGCGACCTCATCGCCGAGACCGCGACCAACCTGCCGGAGAACGCGCAGATGCAGGTCGCGCCCGAACAGGCCGCCCTGATGACCATGCTGGCCCGGCTGGTGGGTGCCCGCCGCGCGGTCGAGGTCGGCACCTTCACCGGGCTCTCCGCGCTCGCGATCGCCCGGGGCATGGCCGCCGACGGTCAGCTGATCTGTCTGGACGTCTCCGAGGAGTTCACCTCGGTGGCCCGCCGCTACTGGCAGCGGGCCGGCGTCGACGACCGGATCGAGCTGCGGATCGGGCCGGCCGCCGAGTCGCTGCGGGCGTTGCCGACCGAGCCGCACCTGGACCTGGCATTCATCGACGCCGACAAGATCAGTTACCCGGTGTACTGGGCCGAACTGGTGCCCCGGATGCGTCCCGGTGGGCTGATCGTGGTCGACAACGTGCTGCGCCACGGCCGGGTCCTGCAGCCGAACAGCGAGGAGGACCGTGCGATGGTCGCCTTCAACCGGCAGGTCGCCGACGACGACCGGGTCGACGTGGTGATGCTGGCCATCGCCGACGGACTGACCCTGGCCCGACGCCGCTGA
- a CDS encoding ABC transporter permease — MKFARDTWLIFQRQATLLLRNPVWIFVGVFQPIMYLLLFAPLLKPALAPMGASTDAEIYRIFVPGLLVLLAIFGGLFQGFGLIAELRAGVIERSRVTPVSRLALLLGRSLRDVVSLLLQAVIITVLAIPFGLTVQLGNLLLAYLLLALIALMTSAVSYGVALLVRSEDALAPLMNTVAQPVLLLSGILLPLAFAPLWLQRVAQWNPFSWAVDGTRALFAGNIGDDAVWQGLLITLALAALAVTWAARAFARSVR, encoded by the coding sequence ATGAAATTCGCCCGCGACACCTGGCTGATCTTCCAACGACAGGCGACGTTGCTGCTGCGCAACCCGGTCTGGATCTTCGTCGGCGTGTTCCAGCCGATCATGTACCTGTTGTTGTTCGCGCCGTTGCTCAAGCCGGCGCTGGCCCCGATGGGGGCGAGCACCGACGCGGAGATCTACCGCATCTTCGTGCCCGGCCTGCTGGTGCTGCTGGCCATCTTCGGCGGGCTGTTCCAGGGGTTCGGCCTGATCGCCGAGCTGCGGGCCGGGGTGATCGAGCGGTCCCGGGTCACCCCGGTCAGCCGACTCGCCCTGCTGCTCGGGCGTAGCCTGCGCGACGTGGTCTCGCTGCTGCTGCAGGCGGTGATCATCACGGTGCTGGCGATCCCGTTCGGGCTGACCGTGCAGCTGGGCAACCTGCTGCTGGCGTACCTGCTGCTCGCCCTGATCGCGCTGATGACCTCGGCCGTGTCGTACGGCGTGGCCCTGCTGGTCCGCAGCGAGGACGCGCTCGCCCCGCTGATGAACACCGTCGCCCAGCCGGTGCTGCTGCTCTCCGGCATCCTGTTGCCGCTGGCCTTCGCGCCCCTGTGGCTGCAGCGGGTCGCCCAGTGGAACCCGTTCTCCTGGGCGGTCGACGGCACCCGTGCCCTGTTCGCCGGGAACATCGGCGACGACGCGGTCTGGCAGGGACTGCTGATCACCCTGGCGCTGGCGGCTCTCGCGGTGACCTGGGCGGCCCGGGCCTTCGCCCGCAGCGTCCGGTAG
- a CDS encoding ATP-binding cassette domain-containing protein — MIETKGLRKSFRSRQGRGAKTVDAVRGVDMLVEEGEIFGFLGPNGAGKTTTLRMLATLIEPDGGEAVIAGADLLRDPGEVRRRIGYVAQGGSTWDEVTGREELVMHARMYGIGKAEAQRRATRALAAFQLTEYADRKCKTYSGGQRRRVEIALGIIHEPKVVFLDEPTTGLDPQSRAHMWDEIRRLRAEGMTVFITTHYLDEADALCDRIAIMDHGEIVTEGTPAALKREIAGEVVSVGLRPGQAATAAQLLDTQPYVVKLETPDDGGLRLFVDDGATAIPQILRTLDGAGLDLGSIELHRPSLDDVFLTKTGRSLRES; from the coding sequence ATGATCGAGACCAAGGGGCTGCGGAAATCGTTCCGCTCCCGGCAGGGGCGCGGTGCCAAGACCGTCGACGCGGTCCGTGGCGTCGACATGCTGGTCGAGGAGGGTGAGATCTTCGGCTTCCTCGGGCCCAACGGCGCCGGCAAGACCACCACCCTGCGGATGCTCGCCACCCTGATCGAGCCCGACGGCGGCGAAGCCGTCATCGCCGGGGCCGATCTGCTGCGCGACCCCGGCGAGGTGCGCCGCCGGATCGGCTACGTCGCCCAGGGCGGCAGCACCTGGGACGAGGTCACCGGCCGCGAGGAGTTGGTGATGCACGCCCGGATGTACGGCATCGGCAAGGCCGAGGCGCAGCGCCGCGCCACCCGGGCCCTCGCCGCGTTCCAGCTGACCGAGTACGCCGACCGCAAGTGCAAGACCTACTCCGGTGGTCAGCGCCGCCGGGTCGAGATCGCGTTGGGCATCATCCACGAGCCGAAGGTGGTCTTCCTCGACGAACCGACCACCGGGCTCGACCCGCAGAGCCGGGCCCACATGTGGGACGAGATCCGTCGGCTGCGCGCCGAAGGCATGACCGTCTTCATCACCACCCACTACCTCGACGAGGCCGACGCGCTCTGCGACCGGATCGCGATCATGGACCACGGTGAGATCGTCACCGAGGGCACCCCCGCCGCGCTGAAGCGGGAGATCGCCGGCGAGGTGGTCAGCGTCGGGCTGCGACCGGGCCAGGCGGCCACCGCCGCGCAACTGCTCGACACCCAGCCGTACGTCGTCAAGCTGGAAACCCCCGACGACGGCGGCCTACGGCTGTTCGTCGACGACGGTGCCACCGCCATCCCGCAGATCCTGCGCACCCTCGACGGTGCCGGCCTCGACCTCGGCTCGATCGAGCTGCACCGGCCGAGTCTCGACGACGTCTTCCTCACCAAGACCGGCCGCTCGCTGCGCGAAAGCTGA
- a CDS encoding PadR family transcriptional regulator — protein MSATRMMILGLVKWMQPVHGYDVRRELLSWRADSWANVAPGSIYHALRTLAEEGLLRQVGTAQIGSRPARTSYEITAAGVEEFDDLLRRHWSDCRPAADPFLSAFAFLPAMPRAEAVAALRARAATLRAGNAVARDELVGGWPRQNPSYVGWMLELTIARTEGEIAWCERVAELIAAGASYQPAEKSADAAWAGWQADVDAGDRDPL, from the coding sequence GTGTCTGCCACTCGGATGATGATTCTCGGCCTGGTCAAGTGGATGCAACCGGTGCACGGCTACGACGTGCGCCGCGAGTTGCTGAGCTGGCGGGCGGACAGCTGGGCCAACGTGGCACCGGGCTCGATCTACCACGCGCTGCGCACCCTCGCCGAGGAGGGCCTGCTCCGGCAGGTGGGTACCGCCCAGATCGGATCCCGGCCGGCCCGCACCAGCTACGAGATCACCGCCGCCGGCGTCGAGGAGTTCGACGATCTGCTGCGTCGGCACTGGTCGGACTGCCGGCCGGCGGCCGACCCGTTCCTCAGCGCCTTCGCGTTCCTGCCGGCAATGCCCCGGGCGGAGGCGGTCGCGGCGCTGCGGGCCAGGGCGGCGACGCTGCGGGCCGGCAACGCCGTCGCCCGCGACGAGCTGGTCGGCGGCTGGCCCCGGCAGAATCCGTCGTACGTCGGGTGGATGCTGGAGCTGACCATCGCGCGTACCGAGGGGGAGATCGCCTGGTGCGAGCGGGTCGCCGAGCTGATCGCCGCCGGTGCGTCGTACCAGCCGGCCGAGAAGTCGGCTGACGCGGCCTGGGCCGGCTGGCAGGCTGACGTCGACGCAGGTGACCGGGATCCGCTGTGA
- a CDS encoding biotin carboxylase N-terminal domain-containing protein — translation MRKVLVANRGEIAVRVIRACQDAGLTSVAVYADTDREALHARLADEAYALGGETAADTYLRIDKLLDVAARSGADAVHPGYGFLSENADFAAAVIDAGLTWIGPSPQAIRDLGDKVTARHIAQRAGAPLVPGTADPVAGPDEVVAFAQQYGLPVAIKAAFGGGGRGLKVAREMAEIADLFESATREAVAAFGRGECFVERYLDRPRHVEAQVLADQHGNVIVVGTRDCSLQRRHQKLVEEAPAPFLTDAQRAEIHASAKAICREAGYHGAGTVEYLVGVDGTISFLEVNTRLQVEHPVTEETAGIDLVREQFRIAAGEPLRFTEDPAPRGHSIEFRINGEDPGRGFLPAPGTITALRLPTGPGVRVDTGVVAGDVIGGNFDSLLAKLIVTGETRTEALERARRALDEMVVDGMATALPFHRLVVRDPAFTSEPFTVHTRWIETEFDNTVPAFTAPAAADAPAGARETVVVEVGGKRLEVSFPAGFGGGTPTAPTAARQPARRRGGTSAAAATSGDALVSPMQGTIIKIAVADGDQVAEGDPVVVLEAMKMEQPLNAHKAGTVSGLAAEVGAVVGAGATICTIS, via the coding sequence GTGCGCAAAGTTCTCGTCGCAAACCGGGGCGAAATCGCGGTCCGGGTCATCCGGGCCTGCCAGGACGCCGGCCTGACCAGCGTCGCGGTCTACGCCGACACCGACCGCGAGGCTCTGCACGCCAGGCTCGCCGACGAGGCGTACGCCCTCGGTGGGGAGACCGCCGCCGACACGTACCTGCGGATCGACAAGCTGCTCGACGTCGCCGCCCGGTCCGGCGCCGACGCCGTCCACCCCGGCTACGGGTTCCTCTCCGAGAACGCCGACTTCGCCGCAGCCGTCATCGATGCCGGGCTGACCTGGATCGGCCCCAGCCCGCAGGCGATCCGCGACCTCGGCGACAAGGTCACCGCCCGGCACATCGCCCAGCGGGCCGGCGCGCCGCTGGTGCCCGGCACCGCCGACCCGGTCGCCGGGCCCGACGAGGTCGTCGCCTTCGCGCAGCAGTACGGCCTCCCGGTGGCGATCAAGGCCGCGTTCGGTGGCGGCGGGCGCGGCCTCAAGGTCGCCCGCGAGATGGCCGAGATCGCCGACCTGTTCGAGTCGGCGACCCGCGAGGCGGTCGCCGCGTTCGGCCGGGGCGAATGCTTCGTCGAGCGCTACCTGGACCGGCCCCGCCACGTCGAGGCGCAGGTGCTCGCCGACCAGCACGGCAACGTGATCGTCGTCGGCACCCGGGACTGCTCACTGCAACGCCGCCACCAGAAGCTTGTCGAGGAGGCACCGGCACCGTTCCTCACCGACGCCCAACGCGCCGAGATCCACGCCAGCGCCAAGGCGATCTGCCGCGAGGCCGGCTACCACGGCGCCGGCACCGTCGAGTACCTCGTCGGCGTCGACGGCACCATCTCCTTCCTGGAGGTCAACACCCGGCTGCAGGTGGAGCACCCGGTCACCGAGGAGACCGCCGGCATCGACCTGGTCCGCGAGCAGTTCCGGATCGCCGCCGGGGAGCCGCTGCGGTTCACCGAGGATCCGGCACCGCGCGGGCACTCCATCGAGTTCCGGATCAACGGTGAGGACCCGGGCCGGGGTTTCCTGCCCGCGCCCGGCACCATCACCGCGCTGCGGCTGCCCACCGGCCCCGGGGTACGGGTGGACACCGGTGTCGTCGCCGGTGACGTCATCGGCGGCAACTTCGACTCGCTGCTGGCCAAGCTGATCGTCACCGGCGAAACCCGCACCGAGGCGCTGGAACGCGCCCGGCGGGCCCTGGACGAGATGGTCGTCGACGGGATGGCCACCGCCCTGCCGTTCCACCGCCTGGTGGTGCGGGATCCGGCGTTCACCAGCGAGCCGTTCACCGTGCACACCCGGTGGATCGAGACCGAGTTCGACAACACCGTCCCGGCGTTCACCGCGCCGGCGGCGGCCGACGCGCCGGCCGGGGCCCGCGAGACCGTCGTGGTCGAGGTGGGCGGCAAGCGGCTGGAGGTCAGCTTCCCTGCCGGCTTCGGCGGCGGTACGCCGACCGCGCCGACCGCCGCCCGACAGCCGGCCCGCCGCCGGGGCGGCACCAGCGCGGCGGCCGCCACCAGCGGCGACGCCCTGGTCTCGCCGATGCAGGGCACCATCATCAAGATCGCCGTCGCCGACGGTGACCAGGTCGCCGAGGGCGACCCGGTCGTGGTGCTGGAGGCGATGAAGATGGAGCAGCCGCTCAACGCGCACAAGGCCGGCACCGTCAGCGGTCTGGCCGCCGAGGTCGGCGCCGTCGTCGGCGCCGGCGCGACGATCTGCACGATCAGCTGA